Below is a genomic region from Deltaproteobacteria bacterium.
GATGAACGTGAACATCGCGCCCCAGCGGAACCACCACATCGCGGTCGGCACGAGGCCGCGGGTCATGTCGCGCTTCACGCTGCCGCCGAGCTCGGTGCCGAAGAACGGCGTCTGTACGAAGTTGAAGTAGTAGAGCATGCCGATCCACACGACCCCGGCGAGGTAGTGGAGCCAGCGGAATCCGAACTCGATGTACTGGGTGAGTGCGCTGTCCATGCGTGGGCCTCCTGAACGCGCGCGCATTCTATGGCGCTGCGAGTTGGGATTGAAAGCCCCAGCGCCGCGTTTCTTGCCGCGAACTCTGGCTGGCGTTGGATGGCTGCTCGATGTCGAGGCGACTCCGAGTAGGTCGGCCGAGGCAGCAAGCGAAGCGCGCAGCGAGGCGAAGTCTTCGGAGCCGAGCGGAGTCAACCAGGAAGATCGGATCTTGGAACGGCTGAGAGCCGTTCCAAGATGCGCCCCCAGCCGAGGCGCGAGCACAACGCCGCGAACGCGTCGCGATCGGGGCCGCGCCACGCGGTGTCTTCGGCGCGCGCGTCGAAGCCCGGCACGTCGCGCACCACGGTCGCGAGCGCGCGAACGCGCAGCGCCTGCTCGCGGTGCGCGCGCCAGCTCGCGGCGAGCTTCTCCGCGCCGCGCACGGGCACACCGGCCCAGCGCGCGGCGTCCTCGGGAATCGCCTCGAGCGAGCCGAACGCGGCGAGCGCGGCAGCCGCGGTCTTCGCGCCGAAACCGGGCACGCCGGGCAGGTCGTCGACCTTGTCGCCGAGCAGCGCCAAGTAATCAGGGATCTGCGCCGGCGCGACGCCGAACTTCGCGCGCACGCCGTCCGCGTCGAGCGTCGTCTCGCGCGCGAGATCGTGGAAGCGCACCGCGCCGTCTTCGCGCACGAGCTGCGTGAGATCTTTGTCCGCGCTCACGACCTCGGCGTGCAAGCCCGCCTTCAGCGCGCGCTCGGCGAGCGTCGCGATCACGTCGTCGGCCTCGTAGTCGGGCTGCTCGTGCGCCGCGATGCCGAGCGCACGCGACACCTCCATGCAGATCGCGAACTGCGGCGCGAGGTCGGGCGGCACCTCGGTGCCGCGCGACTGCTTGTAGGCGGGGAAGAGCTTGTTACGGAAGCTCGTGATGGCGTGATCGAAGCAGGCCGCGACATGCGTCGGCTCGCGCTCGCGCAGAAAGCGCAGCAGCGTGTTCGCGTAGCCGTACGCCGCGCCGGTGGGCGTGCCGCCCGGCGCCGGCATCGCGGGCAGCGTGACCCACGCGCGGAAGATGTAGACCGGCGCGTCGATCAGGTAGACGAGCGGAGGCCGAGTCACGGCCTAACGCCTGCGGCCTTCGAAAACCGACTCCGAGACGAAATCCGCCGCCTTGTTCACGTCGACCTCGCGCTTCTCGCCGCTGCCGCGGAAGAAGACTTCGAGCTTGCCCCCAGCCAGGCCCTTCGGCCCGATCGTCACGCGCACGGGAATCCCGATCAGCTCCGCGTCCTTGAACTTCACGCCGGGGCGCTCGTCGCGGTCGTCGAGGATCGTGTCGACGCCGAGCTTCGTGAGCGCGTCGTAGAGCCGTTCGCCGGCTTCGCTCGTGGCGACCTCGTTCGGGTTGAGCACGGTCACGGCCACCTCGAAGGGCGCGACGTTCACGGGCCACTTGAGGCCGTTCGCGTCGTTCCTGCGCTCCGCGATCGCGGCGAGCAGGCGGCCCACGCCGATGCCGTAGGAGCCCATGATGATGGGGATGTTCTTCCCGTCCTCGGCCTGCACGCTCGCACCGAGCGTCTCGCTGTACTCCGTGCCGAGCTTGAAGATGTGGCCTACCTCGACGGTCTTCTTCACGTCGAGCTTGCTCTCGCACATCGGGCACGGCTCGCCGGCCGTAACGAGTCGCAGCTCCATCCACTGCGAGATCGCGATGTCGCGCGCGACGTCGACGCTCCGCAGGTGAAAGTCGTCGGCGTTCGCGCCCGTCGTCATGCCGCGGCGGCCGTGCAGCGCGGCGTCGGCGATCACGCGCACGCCCGAGACGCCCACCGCACCGAGGCTGCCCGCGCTCGCGCCGAGCGCGGCGCGAATCTCGCCCGCGTGCGCGGGGCGCACTTCGCGCGCGCCGGTGCCGTCGATCAGCTTCTGCAGCACGAGCTGATGGTCGCCCCGTAACAACACGAGCGTGGTCTTGCCGTCGACGACGTAGACGAGCGTCTTGATCTGCCGATCGGCTGCGGCGCCGCCGCTCATGCGCGCGAGATCGTCGATCGTGCGCACGCCGGGCGTCGGGAACTTCTCGGGCGCCGGCACGCTCTCGGGATCCGCGACCTCGGGCAACAGCGAGGTCGCCTTCTCCACGTTCGCCGCGTATCCGCATGCGCTACACGCGGCCACCCAGTCTTCGCCCGCGTCGGTCTCCGCCATGAACTCGACGCTCTCGCTGCCGCCCATCGCGCCCGACGACGCCTGTACCGCGATCGTCTCGAGCCCGCAGCGCTCGTAGATCTTGCGATACGCGTCGAAGTGATTCTGGAACGAGCGATCGAGCCCGGCCTGATCCTTGTCGAACGAGTACGAATCCTTCATCACGAACTCGCGCACCCGTAACAACCCCGACTTCGGGCGCTCCTCGTCGCGAAACTTCGTCTGGAACTGGAACCACGTCTGCGGCAGCTGGCGGTGCGAGCGCAGCTCCTTCGCGAGCGTGGTGAACACCTCCTCGTGCGTCATCCCGAGGCAGGCGTCGGCGCCGTGGCGATCCTTGAGGCGGAACATCGTGGCGTCGATCGCATCCCAGCGTCCCGACTTCTTCCACAGCTCCGCGGGGTGGAGAGCAGGCAGCGTGAACTCCTGCGCGCCGATCTTCTCCATCTCGCTGCGAATGACCGCCTCGATCTTCTTGGCGACGCGGTGCCCGAGCGGCAGCAGCGAGTACGTGCCCGAGGCGAGCTGGCGGATGAAGCCGCCGCGCACGAGCAGCTTGTGCGAGATGGCCTCGGCGTCCGCCGGGTCGTCGCGAAGCGTGGGGATGAAGGCGGCGGTCCAGCGCACGGCGGGCTCCTCGAAGCTGCGATGAAGGCGCGGGAGCCTAGCCGCACGCGGCGCGAGCGAAGAATCCCAACTCGGCGTCAGACGCGAATTCCGCGATTCCGCGGAATCGCTAGCTCAGCGTCAGACGCCAAGTCCTCGATTCCGCCCTAGCTCAGCGCCGTGCCGTTCTCCGGATCGCGCGCGAAGCGGTCGAACGCGGCCATCAGCTTCTGCGTGAGTGCGCCGGCTTCGCCGCGCCCGATGCGCGCGCCGTCGAGGCTCGCGACCGGCACGACCTTCGCGCCGCTGCCGGTGAGGAACACCTCGTCGGCGGCGACGAGGTCGTAGCGCCCGAGCGTGCGCTCCTCCGCGGGCACGCCGAGCGCCGCGGCGATCTCGAGCACGCTCGCGCGCGTGATGCCCTCGAGCGCGCCGTCGCTCGCGGGCGGCGTGAGCAGCTTGCCGCCGCGCACCGCGAACACGTTCGCGACGGTCGCCTCCGCCACCGCGCCCGCGGTGTTCAGCAGCAGCGCTTCGTCCGCTCCCTGGCGCTTCGCCTCTTGCTTCGCGAGCGCGTTGTTCAGGTAGTTGAGGCTCTTCACGCGTGGGTCGCGCACGTCCGGCGCGGGCGCGCGTCGGCTCGACGTGATCATCGTGATGCCGCTGCGCAGCTTCGCTTCGGTGAACAGGCGGATCTTGTCGACGATGCAGGCCACGAACGGCGCGGCGCAGCTCGTAGGGTCGACGCCGAGCTCGCCGACGCCGCGCGAGACGACGAGGCGGATGTACGCGTCCTGCTCGCCGCTCGCGCGCACGTACTCGCGCGCGGTGGCGAGCGTGAGCGCGCGCATCGCCTCGCGGCCGCCGGGCAGCGCGAGGCCGAGGCAGCGCGCGCCGATCTCGAGTCGGTCCATGTGCTTCTCGCAGCGGAAGAGGCGCTCGCTGTACACGCGCATGCCCTCGAACACGCCGTCGCCGTAGAGAAAGCCGTGGTCGAGCACCGAGACCTTGGCGTCGGCGCCGTCCACGATGCGGCCGTCGATCCAGACTTTCATGACGCTTCTCCGTGGGAGTGCGGGCTGCGCCGCCACGCCGGATCGCGACCGGCGTGGCGCAGGGAGATGAGGCGCGCGGCGGCGACTGCGCGCTGCGCGATCGCGTGGGGGCCGAGCGCGTCGAGGCGCGGCGTGGGCGCCGCGAACGCGATCGCTCCGAGGAACGCGGGCGGCTCGCTCGCGCCGAGGATCGGCGCGGCGGCAACCGAGAGGCCCTCGATCCACTCGCCGCGATTCAGCGCGAAGCCTTCACTGCGCGCGCGCTCGATCGCCGCGGCGACTGCCTCGTGGGCGAGCTGCGTGACGGACGTGAACGCGACCGGCGGATGCTCCGCGAGCGGGAAGCGCGCGGGATCGAAGGCCATCGCGAGCCGGCCAACCGCGGTCGCCGCGACCGGCACGGTCTGCCCCACACGCGGCGCGGCGCGCAGAAAGCCCTGCCCCTCGGCCTTGTCGAGCACCACGAGCTCGCGGCCGCGCGGGGCAACGAGGAACGCGGTCTCGCCGGTGGCCGCCGCCTCGGCTTCGAGCACGGGACGTGCGAGCGCCGCGATCGGCTCGCGCTCGAGGGAGCCGAGGCCGAGCGCGATCAGCGCGGGCCCGCAGCCGTAGCGCCCGTAGGCGTCCTGCTCGGCAAAGCCGCGGCGCACGAGCGTCTTCAGCAGCCGATGCGCGCTCGACTTGGGCACGCCCAGCGCCC
It encodes:
- a CDS encoding proline--tRNA ligase, translating into MRWTAAFIPTLRDDPADAEAISHKLLVRGGFIRQLASGTYSLLPLGHRVAKKIEAVIRSEMEKIGAQEFTLPALHPAELWKKSGRWDAIDATMFRLKDRHGADACLGMTHEEVFTTLAKELRSHRQLPQTWFQFQTKFRDEERPKSGLLRVREFVMKDSYSFDKDQAGLDRSFQNHFDAYRKIYERCGLETIAVQASSGAMGGSESVEFMAETDAGEDWVAACSACGYAANVEKATSLLPEVADPESVPAPEKFPTPGVRTIDDLARMSGGAAADRQIKTLVYVVDGKTTLVLLRGDHQLVLQKLIDGTGAREVRPAHAGEIRAALGASAGSLGAVGVSGVRVIADAALHGRRGMTTGANADDFHLRSVDVARDIAISQWMELRLVTAGEPCPMCESKLDVKKTVEVGHIFKLGTEYSETLGASVQAEDGKNIPIIMGSYGIGVGRLLAAIAERRNDANGLKWPVNVAPFEVAVTVLNPNEVATSEAGERLYDALTKLGVDTILDDRDERPGVKFKDAELIGIPVRVTIGPKGLAGGKLEVFFRGSGEKREVDVNKAADFVSESVFEGRRR
- the ilvE gene encoding branched-chain-amino-acid transaminase, which gives rise to MKVWIDGRIVDGADAKVSVLDHGFLYGDGVFEGMRVYSERLFRCEKHMDRLEIGARCLGLALPGGREAMRALTLATAREYVRASGEQDAYIRLVVSRGVGELGVDPTSCAAPFVACIVDKIRLFTEAKLRSGITMITSSRRAPAPDVRDPRVKSLNYLNNALAKQEAKRQGADEALLLNTAGAVAEATVANVFAVRGGKLLTPPASDGALEGITRASVLEIAAALGVPAEERTLGRYDLVAADEVFLTGSGAKVVPVASLDGARIGRGEAGALTQKLMAAFDRFARDPENGTALS
- a CDS encoding IclR family transcriptional regulator — encoded protein: MDNLTSLDKAIDLLEHLHDAGGPRGITEIARALGVPKSSAHRLLKTLVRRGFAEQDAYGRYGCGPALIALGLGSLEREPIAALARPVLEAEAAATGETAFLVAPRGRELVVLDKAEGQGFLRAAPRVGQTVPVAATAVGRLAMAFDPARFPLAEHPPVAFTSVTQLAHEAVAAAIERARSEGFALNRGEWIEGLSVAAAPILGASEPPAFLGAIAFAAPTPRLDALGPHAIAQRAVAAARLISLRHAGRDPAWRRSPHSHGEAS